One window of the Triticum dicoccoides isolate Atlit2015 ecotype Zavitan chromosome 3B, WEW_v2.0, whole genome shotgun sequence genome contains the following:
- the LOC119282693 gene encoding 4-hydroxyphenylacetaldehyde oxime monooxygenase-like has protein sequence MAISLISELLSQPQQWQLLLLLLTLVSLVLLMRRRSNKGLKLPPGPVRIPILGNLHQLGVLPHRSLRDLARKHGPVMQMQLGTVRTVVVSSAEAAREVMKTHDEDCCTRPVSPGMKRLSYGLKNVGFAPYGAYWHAMRKFFVVELFGVRHVEAAWHARQHQVEKLMSTLSGLAGEPVALKEHILSLADGIIGMLGFGEMYNSHKFPHHKNLGHVLEEAIHVQASFSAEDYFPNIIGRLVDQITGLASRRERIFKQLDTFFETIIEQHLDPQRVKPRNGDLVDRLISLWKDNSGTLNITRDHVKGNIFGTFIGGSDTTSATILWAMAELTRNPRLLERVQDEIRAVVGDNERVRPDDLAKLVYLKMVVKETLRLHPPATMLLPREAMRDIRIGGYDVLAKTRIYVNVWAIGRDPASWPDQPEEFKPERFETSKVDFKGGHFELIPFGAGRRICPALSMSTATVEFTLANLLYSFKWALPEGNVVSMEEEGKLIPLLKTPLFLVPTPYRHI, from the exons ATGGCCATCTCACTCATCTCGGAGCTCCTCTCCCAGCCCCAACAAtggcagctcctcctcctcctgctgacACTCgtatccctcgtgctcttgatgagGAGACGGAGCAACAAAGGGCTCAAGCTACCGCCAGGCCCAGTCCGGATTCCGATCCTGGGGAACCTGCACCAGCTAGGCGTGCTGCCGCACCGGAGCTTACGGGATCTTGCACGGAAGCACGGGCCGGTGATGCAGATGCAGCTCGGCACCGTGCGGACGGTGGTGGTGTCGTCGGCTGAGGCGGCGCGCGAGGTGATGAAGACGCACGACGAGGACTGCTGCACCCGGCCCGTGTCCCCCGGGATGAAGCGGCTGTCCTACGGCCTCAAGAACGTTGGCTTTGCGCCATACGGTGCCTACTGGCACGCCATGCGCAAGTTCTTCGTGGTCGAGCTCTTCGGCGTGCGCCATGTCGAGGCAGCATGGCATGCACGCCAGCATCAG GTGGAGAAACTGATGAGCACCTTGAGCGGcttggccggagagccggtagcgcTGAAGGAGCACATCTTAAGCCTGGCCGATGGCATCATCGGCATGCTTGGTTTTGGCGAAATGTACAACAGCCACAAGTTCCCACACCACAAGAACTTGGGGCACGTGCTTGAGGAGGCTATACATGTGCAGGCCAGCTTTTCCGCCGAGGACTATTTCCCCAACATCATCGGCCGCCTAGTCGACCAAATCACCGGTCTCGCCTCTCGTCGTGAGCGGATCTTCAAGCAGCTCGATACATTCTTCGAGACAATCATTGAGCAGCATCTTGACCCTCAGCGTGTCAAGCCCCGGAATGGTGACCTTGTTGACCGTCTCATCAGTCTATGGAAGGACAACAGTGGCACACTCAACATCACAAGAGACCATGTCAAGGGCAACATATTT ggcaCATTCATTGGTGGCTCAGACACGACCTCGGCGACGATTCTATGGGCGATGGCAGAGCTGACCCGAAATCCACGACTACTGGAGAGGGTGCAAGACGAGATCAGGGCCGTGGTGGGAGACAACGAGAGGGTGCGACCAGACGATCTGGCCAAGCTAGtctacctcaagatggtggtgaaggaGACCCTACGGCTGCACCCACCAGCGACAATGCTACTGCCGAGGGAGGCCATGCGGGACATTAGAATTGGGGGCTATGACGTGTTGGCCAAGACACGGATCTATGTGAATGTGTGGGCCATTGGTAGAGACCCAGCAAGCTGGCCAGACCAGCCGGAAGAGTTCAAACCAGAGAGGTTTGAAACGAGCAAGGTAGACTTCAAGGGAGGGCATTTTGAGCTAATTCCATTTGGCGCAGGGCGGAGGATATGCCCCGCACTATCTATGAGCACGGCCACCGTGGAGTTCACGCTGGCCAACCTGCTATATAGCTTCAAGTGGGCTCTACCGGAGGGGAACGTGGTGAGCATGGAGGAGGAAGGCAAGCTTATCCCCCTCCTAAAGACACCGCTCTTCCTGGTGCCCACCCCATATCGGCACATCTAA